Proteins found in one Pseudobdellovibrionaceae bacterium genomic segment:
- a CDS encoding FMN-binding glutamate synthase family protein has product MRRIFRRLVLGGIALFAFVTYFWPPFAFSAILFGPLLFFGLVDYFQTKQSVRRNYPLVGRFRYLLESIRPEINQYFVESNTDGTPFNREQRSLVYQRAKHDLDTLPFGTQRDVYASGYEWVNHSLSPKHVKSTDLRVVIGGPDCKQPYSASVFNISAMSYGSLSPQAVTALSSGAKQGGFYHNTGEGSVSPYHVAGGGDLVYQIGTGYFGCRADDGNFSPVKFEATAKHPHIKMIEVKLSQGAKPGHGGILPARKVTPEIAAIRGVPMGQDVLSPPGHKAFETPEGLCHFMKELRELSGGKPVGFKLCVGKKVEFIAICEAMKKTGITPDFITVDGGEGGTGAAPVEYSNSVGSPLKDGLIFVHNALTGYNLRSRIRVIASGKVVTGFDLLRNLAIGADLCNSARGMMLALGCIQALRCNSNKCPVGVATQDKDLAAGLDVPDKAQRVASFHHETVKAAAEMMGSMGIAQAADLKPWMILRRVSDHEVRHYAELYPYLRGGELLDARTAPTEWAELLRCVSSESFTPVPEAQNQPEMAKIRLAS; this is encoded by the coding sequence ATGCGCAGAATTTTTCGACGCCTCGTTTTAGGTGGAATCGCCTTGTTCGCTTTCGTGACCTATTTTTGGCCGCCTTTCGCGTTCTCGGCGATCCTTTTTGGTCCGCTGCTTTTCTTCGGACTTGTGGACTACTTCCAAACGAAGCAGAGCGTGCGTCGGAATTACCCTCTCGTCGGACGCTTCCGTTACCTGCTCGAAAGCATCCGTCCCGAAATCAATCAGTACTTCGTGGAGTCCAATACCGACGGGACGCCGTTCAACCGCGAGCAGCGTTCGCTGGTTTATCAGCGCGCCAAACATGACCTCGACACCTTGCCCTTCGGTACGCAGCGGGATGTCTATGCTTCGGGTTATGAATGGGTGAACCATTCCCTTTCGCCCAAACACGTGAAGTCCACGGATTTGCGCGTGGTCATCGGCGGACCGGATTGCAAACAGCCCTACTCGGCGAGCGTCTTCAACATCTCGGCGATGAGTTACGGGTCGCTGAGCCCCCAGGCGGTGACGGCCTTGTCGTCAGGCGCGAAACAGGGTGGCTTTTATCACAATACGGGGGAAGGTTCCGTCAGTCCTTATCACGTCGCCGGGGGCGGGGATCTGGTTTACCAGATCGGCACGGGCTACTTCGGTTGCCGCGCGGACGACGGGAACTTTTCGCCGGTGAAATTCGAGGCGACCGCGAAACATCCGCACATCAAAATGATCGAGGTGAAGCTGTCACAAGGAGCGAAACCCGGTCACGGCGGCATCTTGCCCGCGCGTAAAGTGACTCCCGAAATCGCGGCGATCCGTGGCGTGCCGATGGGGCAGGACGTGTTGTCCCCGCCGGGGCACAAGGCGTTCGAGACTCCGGAAGGTCTTTGCCACTTCATGAAAGAGCTGCGGGAGCTGTCGGGCGGAAAGCCCGTGGGATTCAAACTTTGTGTCGGCAAAAAGGTGGAGTTCATCGCGATCTGCGAGGCGATGAAGAAAACGGGCATCACGCCGGACTTCATCACGGTCGACGGCGGCGAGGGCGGCACGGGCGCGGCGCCGGTCGAATACTCGAACAGCGTGGGTTCGCCGCTCAAAGACGGTTTGATTTTCGTCCACAATGCGCTGACCGGCTACAACTTGCGCTCGCGGATTCGCGTGATCGCGAGCGGCAAAGTGGTGACGGGCTTCGATCTTTTGCGCAACCTCGCGATCGGCGCGGACCTCTGCAATTCCGCGCGCGGGATGATGCTGGCGCTCGGCTGCATTCAGGCCCTGCGTTGCAATTCGAATAAATGCCCCGTGGGCGTCGCGACCCAGGACAAGGATTTGGCGGCGGGTCTGGACGTTCCGGACAAAGCCCAGCGCGTGGCGAGCTTCCATCACGAAACGGTGAAAGCGGCGGCGGAGATGATGGGCTCCATGGGGATCGCGCAAGCGGCGGACCTGAAACCCTGGATGATCCTACGTCGCGTGTCCGATCACGAGGTCCGTCACTACGCGGAGCTTTATCCGTATCTGCGCGGCGGGGAACTGCTGGACGCACGCACGGCGCCGACCGAATGGGCGGAGCTTCTGCGTTGCGTGTCTTCCGAAAGTTTCACGCCGGTCCCCGAAGCGCAGAACCAGCCCGAGATGGCGAAGATCCGTCTGGCGTCTTAA
- a CDS encoding 2OG-Fe(II) oxygenase: protein MTQKPVKTSQDRAILTQDSFSPHAPALRAFYDEQFADPKSLAPKRFVWDYWNVRDQYRLLRTPAYHYFPEKLYMAFHKDLVMWGRRHLGCWDISPPWLSCYIDGCYQDLHSDVPHGPWAFVYSLSPQKPKYRGGETLVLSDGALNFWSSSPGSTDRELDSFVTRVSPQFNRLTVFDPRRPHGVRRVEGVDDPMDGRLVVHGWFSQPKTYVEGPLPGARVEKLLNAALDRILNELDVPADLWGTLAVGLSVGKDGRVARAEYRTRTVKDGTGQEPTRLLKEILKIYAAVEFPRATSATWITLPLIFEP from the coding sequence ATGACACAAAAGCCCGTGAAGACGTCCCAGGACCGCGCCATTCTCACTCAGGATTCATTCAGTCCCCACGCGCCCGCGCTGCGCGCCTTCTACGACGAGCAGTTCGCCGACCCGAAGTCCCTCGCGCCCAAACGTTTCGTCTGGGACTACTGGAATGTCCGCGATCAGTACCGGCTTTTGCGCACGCCCGCCTACCACTACTTTCCCGAGAAGCTCTACATGGCCTTTCATAAAGATTTGGTGATGTGGGGACGCCGCCATCTGGGGTGCTGGGACATCTCGCCGCCCTGGCTGTCCTGCTACATCGACGGTTGCTACCAGGATCTGCACTCGGACGTGCCCCACGGCCCGTGGGCCTTTGTCTATTCTTTGAGCCCGCAAAAACCAAAATACCGCGGCGGCGAAACCTTGGTGTTGTCCGACGGCGCCTTGAACTTCTGGAGCTCGAGCCCCGGCTCCACCGATCGCGAGCTGGACAGCTTCGTGACCCGCGTGAGTCCTCAGTTCAACCGCCTGACCGTCTTCGATCCCCGTCGCCCCCACGGCGTACGCCGGGTCGAGGGCGTGGACGATCCCATGGACGGTCGCCTCGTCGTGCACGGCTGGTTCTCGCAGCCGAAAACCTACGTCGAAGGACCGCTTCCCGGTGCCCGCGTCGAGAAGCTTCTGAACGCCGCTCTCGACCGCATCCTGAACGAGCTCGACGTCCCGGCGGATCTGTGGGGAACGCTCGCGGTGGGACTGAGTGTCGGTAAAGACGGACGCGTGGCGCGCGCCGAATACCGCACGCGCACCGTGAAGGACGGTACCGGCCAAGAGCCGACCCGCTTACTGAAAGAGATCCTGAAGATCTACGCCGCGGTCGAGTTCCCCCGCGCGACCTCGGCCACGTGGATCACGCTGCCGCTCATCTTCGAGCCTTAA
- a CDS encoding ParA family protein, with product MEKRQIPKDTHLSVADLAFFLDIEATKLEARLKKLDPSRKAKSTVEPALVRKAVEAAGYKYPKQVVSFQMLKGGVAKTTSALNYGWRAAQYGARVLFVDLDQQANLSFALGVDAENLPVWVDIVEKKTPVAQAVVKVSENIDLIPSSLNNSVLDRVLYTSHRNLAHAVKTPLKEIAKNYDLIILDTAPSLSAINTAVTCASDVVILPINPDKFSMIGVRKHLEDLNEMRADFDLSFDSKVLFTRFDGRESGSQIFLEECLELFENSLLKHYIRSSAEIKNALSGPRTIFSTKNNAKEDYDGLTRELLGFWKER from the coding sequence ATGGAAAAGCGACAAATCCCCAAAGACACGCATCTCTCGGTGGCCGATCTGGCCTTCTTCCTGGACATCGAAGCGACGAAGCTTGAGGCCCGCTTGAAAAAGCTCGATCCCTCAAGAAAAGCCAAATCGACCGTTGAGCCTGCTCTTGTGCGTAAAGCGGTCGAGGCCGCTGGCTACAAATACCCGAAGCAGGTCGTCTCGTTCCAGATGCTGAAAGGCGGCGTCGCGAAGACGACCTCGGCCTTGAATTACGGCTGGCGGGCGGCGCAGTACGGGGCGCGGGTGCTCTTCGTCGATCTGGATCAGCAGGCGAACTTGAGTTTCGCGCTGGGCGTGGACGCGGAAAACCTCCCGGTCTGGGTGGACATCGTCGAGAAGAAAACCCCCGTCGCCCAAGCGGTGGTGAAGGTGTCCGAGAACATCGACCTGATCCCCTCGTCGCTGAACAATTCGGTTCTTGATCGGGTGCTTTACACTTCGCACCGCAATCTGGCCCACGCGGTGAAGACGCCCCTGAAAGAGATCGCCAAGAATTACGACCTCATCATTCTGGATACGGCGCCGAGCCTGTCGGCCATCAATACGGCGGTCACCTGCGCGTCGGATGTGGTGATTCTCCCTATCAATCCCGACAAGTTTTCGATGATCGGGGTGCGTAAACACCTCGAGGATCTGAACGAGATGCGGGCGGACTTCGACTTGAGCTTTGACTCGAAAGTCCTTTTTACACGTTTCGACGGTCGCGAGTCGGGAAGCCAGATCTTCCTCGAGGAATGCCTCGAACTCTTTGAAAATTCCCTCTTAAAGCACTATATACGTTCCTCAGCGGAGATCAAAAACGCCCTCAGCGGGCCGCGGACGATCTTCTCGACGAAGAACAATGCGAAAGAGGATTACGACGGACTCACGCGTGAACTCTTAGGATTCTGGAAGGAGCGTTAA
- a CDS encoding BolA family transcriptional regulator, with product MIFEAIEAKVRAAFQPSHLELENESHTHHRGGDETHFRLVVVSAAFEGVSRVDRQRRVYALLDEERAAGLHALAMWTYTPAEWAKMGPHVDLDSPSCAGQTPAKPS from the coding sequence ATGATTTTCGAGGCGATCGAAGCGAAAGTGCGGGCGGCGTTTCAGCCCTCGCACCTGGAGCTCGAGAACGAAAGCCATACGCATCATCGTGGGGGTGACGAAACTCACTTCCGTTTGGTGGTCGTCAGTGCCGCGTTCGAAGGCGTTTCGCGGGTCGATCGCCAGCGCCGCGTCTACGCTCTTCTCGATGAAGAGCGGGCGGCCGGTCTGCACGCGCTGGCGATGTGGACCTACACCCCGGCGGAATGGGCCAAAATGGGCCCCCACGTGGACCTAGACAGCCCGTCCTGTGCGGGTCAGACGCCCGCAAAACCCAGCTGA
- the ettA gene encoding energy-dependent translational throttle protein EttA, which yields MSQDIIYTMKGVSKVYPPQRYVLKNIYLSYFYGAKIGVLGLNGSGKSSLLKIMAGVDQDFLGEAFPARKMRVGYLQQEPELDETKTVKENIFAGMGELPKLMDEYNAISKKFEDPELDPNEMDKLINRQGELQEKIEGLGGWEVDQKIELAMDALRCPDGDLPVTQLSGGEKRRVALCRLLLSEPDILLLDEPTNHLDAESVHWLEQFLARFPGTVIAVTHDRYFLDNVAGWILELDRGEGIPWKGNYSSWLEQKDNRLKNEQNQEQKRQSMMQKELEWIRQNPKARQSKSKARISNYEAMLKEPTAERLSEMSIYIPPGPRLGEIVVEAQNVRKAYGGKLLFDDLNFSIPRGAVVGVVGPNGVGKTTLFRMITGQEKPDSGTFKVGETVKMAYVDQNRATLDPNKTIWEQLSDGLDMIKLGAREVASRAYVSWFNFSGADQQKKVGVLSGGERNRVNLASTLKTGANLLLLDEPTNDLDVNTMRALEEAINDFGGSVVVISHDRWFLDRICTHLLVFEGDSKVNFFHGNFSEYEEDRRKRLGEEAARPKRIRFRPIQ from the coding sequence ATGTCCCAAGATATCATCTACACCATGAAAGGTGTCAGTAAGGTTTATCCTCCCCAGCGTTACGTGCTGAAGAACATCTATCTGTCGTACTTCTACGGCGCGAAGATCGGCGTTCTGGGGCTGAACGGTTCGGGAAAATCCAGTCTGCTGAAGATCATGGCGGGCGTGGACCAAGACTTCTTGGGCGAAGCCTTCCCCGCGCGCAAAATGCGGGTCGGCTATCTGCAACAGGAGCCCGAACTCGACGAAACCAAAACGGTGAAAGAGAACATCTTCGCCGGCATGGGTGAACTCCCGAAATTGATGGACGAGTACAACGCGATCTCGAAGAAATTCGAAGATCCCGAGCTGGATCCCAACGAGATGGACAAGCTCATCAACCGTCAGGGCGAGCTGCAAGAGAAGATCGAAGGACTGGGCGGCTGGGAGGTCGATCAGAAGATCGAGCTCGCCATGGATGCGCTCCGCTGTCCGGATGGCGATCTGCCGGTGACGCAACTTTCGGGCGGTGAGAAGCGCCGCGTGGCCCTGTGCCGCCTTTTGCTCTCGGAACCCGACATCTTGCTGCTGGATGAGCCGACGAACCACTTGGACGCCGAAAGCGTCCATTGGCTCGAGCAGTTTCTGGCGCGTTTCCCCGGCACCGTCATCGCGGTCACGCATGATCGCTACTTCCTGGACAATGTCGCGGGCTGGATCTTGGAGCTCGATCGCGGCGAGGGCATTCCCTGGAAGGGGAACTACTCGAGCTGGCTCGAGCAAAAGGACAACCGCCTGAAGAACGAACAGAACCAAGAGCAGAAGCGTCAGTCCATGATGCAAAAAGAGCTCGAGTGGATCCGGCAAAATCCGAAGGCCCGTCAGTCGAAATCGAAAGCCCGTATCTCGAACTACGAGGCGATGCTGAAAGAGCCGACGGCGGAACGTCTGAGCGAGATGTCGATCTACATCCCGCCGGGGCCGCGTTTGGGCGAAATCGTCGTGGAAGCGCAGAACGTGCGCAAAGCTTACGGCGGTAAACTCCTGTTCGACGATCTGAACTTTTCGATCCCGCGGGGCGCGGTGGTCGGGGTCGTCGGTCCCAACGGTGTCGGTAAAACGACCCTCTTCCGTATGATCACCGGTCAGGAAAAACCCGATTCGGGGACCTTCAAGGTCGGCGAAACCGTGAAGATGGCCTACGTGGATCAGAACCGCGCGACGCTCGATCCGAACAAAACCATCTGGGAGCAGCTCTCGGATGGCCTGGATATGATCAAGCTCGGTGCGCGTGAAGTCGCCAGCCGCGCTTACGTTTCGTGGTTCAACTTCTCGGGAGCGGACCAGCAGAAAAAAGTGGGGGTCCTGTCGGGCGGAGAGCGAAACCGCGTCAATCTGGCGTCGACCCTGAAGACCGGCGCGAATCTGCTGCTGCTCGATGAACCGACGAACGATCTGGACGTGAACACCATGCGTGCGCTCGAGGAAGCGATCAACGATTTCGGCGGCTCGGTCGTCGTCATCAGCCACGATCGCTGGTTCTTGGACCGCATCTGTACGCACCTGCTGGTCTTCGAGGGCGACTCGAAGGTCAACTTCTTCCACGGTAACTTCTCGGAGTACGAGGAAGATCGCCGCAAGCGCCTGGGCGAAGAGGCGGCGCGGCCGAAACGGATTCGTTTCCGCCCCATTCAGTAA
- a CDS encoding J domain-containing protein, giving the protein MGRFVEFASLLEDKIRRELRDEKNVETPRFPSETELFPSGMAWLMGQVQSARPSANRARSAYGVKPKVRPAHRFDATQTDSFNFVKNAFPELENNFSPRELKTAYRKAAMKLHPDQGGTSEQFRDLHRHFENLRRLFHEPKTSRKN; this is encoded by the coding sequence ATGGGACGTTTTGTGGAGTTCGCCTCGCTCTTAGAAGACAAAATTCGCCGCGAGTTGCGCGACGAGAAAAACGTCGAAACCCCGCGTTTCCCCTCGGAAACTGAGCTTTTTCCCTCGGGAATGGCGTGGCTGATGGGGCAAGTCCAAAGCGCGCGCCCCTCGGCGAACCGCGCGCGCTCCGCCTACGGAGTGAAACCGAAAGTTCGCCCCGCCCACCGCTTTGACGCGACTCAGACAGACAGCTTCAATTTCGTTAAAAACGCGTTTCCCGAGCTGGAAAACAACTTTTCCCCTCGGGAATTGAAGACGGCTTACCGGAAAGCCGCAATGAAACTCCACCCCGATCAGGGGGGAACAAGCGAACAGTTCCGTGACCTGCACCGTCACTTCGAGAACCTGCGCCGCCTGTTTCATGAGCCGAAAACGTCTCGGAAAAACTAG
- a CDS encoding SWIB/MDM2 domain-containing protein: MAKAKKKATKKAATKKAAPKKATKKAAPKKATKKAAAPKAKAKRKPNPAFMKPLTPSSALAAVIGATPVPRTEVVKKLWAYIRKNGLQDSNNRRNINADDKLRPIFGKATVSMFEMTKLVSKHLKG, from the coding sequence ATGGCAAAAGCCAAGAAAAAAGCGACCAAGAAGGCAGCTACAAAAAAAGCGGCTCCCAAAAAAGCCACTAAGAAAGCAGCTCCCAAAAAAGCCACTAAAAAAGCGGCTGCTCCCAAAGCGAAGGCAAAGCGCAAGCCGAACCCCGCTTTCATGAAACCCCTCACTCCCTCGTCGGCTCTGGCGGCAGTGATCGGCGCGACGCCGGTTCCCCGTACTGAAGTCGTGAAGAAGCTCTGGGCTTACATCCGCAAAAACGGACTGCAAGACTCGAACAACCGCCGCAACATCAACGCAGACGACAAACTGCGCCCGATCTTCGGTAAGGCGACTGTTTCGATGTTCGAAATGACCAAACTGGTCAGCAAACATCTGAAAGGCTAA
- the map gene encoding type I methionyl aminopeptidase — translation MLKKTRTPLTADEIKKMRVVGKMAARTLEHAGSLLRIGMSTLDIDTIVAEHTASTGGKCATLGYHGWPASCCVSINNVVCHGVPRDNVKLKDGDIVNVDVTTVYDGFFGDCSATYLIGNVSDKARDLVEVAREARDKGIEVIKAGASTGDIGFVVDKFVTRRGYNTVKEIGGHGIGRVFHDEPFVPSYGKRGRGDLLRAGFCITVEPMVNQGSAAFDEIEVPGSTHKEYLTADGKLSAQFEHTILITDEGYEILTLP, via the coding sequence ATGTTGAAAAAAACGCGGACGCCGCTGACGGCGGACGAGATCAAAAAAATGCGTGTGGTCGGTAAAATGGCCGCGCGGACACTGGAGCACGCCGGATCGCTTCTGCGCATCGGCATGAGCACCCTGGACATCGACACCATCGTCGCCGAACACACGGCCTCCACGGGCGGCAAATGCGCGACGCTGGGTTATCACGGCTGGCCCGCTTCCTGTTGCGTCAGCATCAACAACGTCGTCTGCCACGGAGTGCCCCGCGACAACGTGAAACTGAAAGACGGCGACATCGTGAACGTCGACGTGACCACCGTTTACGACGGCTTCTTCGGCGACTGCTCGGCCACCTACCTGATCGGCAACGTCAGCGATAAGGCCCGCGATCTCGTCGAGGTCGCCCGCGAGGCGCGCGACAAAGGCATCGAGGTCATCAAGGCCGGCGCTTCGACCGGCGACATCGGCTTCGTCGTGGACAAGTTCGTCACTCGCCGTGGTTACAATACGGTGAAAGAGATCGGTGGCCACGGCATCGGCCGCGTCTTCCACGATGAGCCCTTCGTTCCCAGCTACGGCAAACGCGGGCGCGGAGATTTGCTGCGCGCGGGTTTCTGCATCACGGTGGAACCCATGGTGAACCAAGGCTCCGCGGCGTTCGACGAGATCGAAGTTCCCGGCTCCACCCACAAAGAATATCTGACCGCCGACGGGAAACTCTCGGCGCAGTTCGAACACACGATCCTCATCACCGATGAGGGTTACGAGATTCTCACGTTACCTTGA